The DNA window AGACTTTTATAGCGGACACGATTTGCGCAAAAGCCGAAACAACTTGCTAATGATTCTGCACGAGATCTTAGCTCCCTTTCGTCAGCTGAGCAATCATCAAAGCGACGTCATCGCGTTCAGCTCGTCTGGCTCTGTTGTGTCTCGATTTCTCCGAAAGGCTGAGCACATTTCGTGGCCTTCGCTTTTCAGATTTTTTGAGAGACCATTTGTTGAgagttttttctttttcgaaTGACCTAGCCATTCGTCTGAAGGGTGCGAAGCAGTACTCCGGATTGAATGGCGGGTGCAACTGTTTCTCAATTTTTTTCGTCCGCGAGCCTGGTCCGTGTCACGCCGTTCCTTTCTTGACCGCAAACGTGAGCGCGATGCGCTGCAGTCGACTGCTTGTCAAACTGTATTCTGTCCGATCGGAAGACGGACAAGACACTACCACTGTGTCGTCCTCgctgctgtcgcctctctgtctatATTGATCTCGCACTGTTgatcgtttttcctctcccgctaCGGTTCCCCTGGCTTTCTTGGTCCTTCACCACTCATCTCGTGCCTCTTCCTTGTGTCCAGTCTGTTCCCGCGAGCTTcacttctctcctctgtgccCACAATTCTGTCATGCGGTGAGCTTCCTAGAGACCACTGCAGTGTTTTCAGGTCGCCCTAGTTCCTCTGCTCCTGACAGCAAATGATGGGAGCGTCGGATAGCGCACAGGTGCCGGACTCTATTCCGCTAGGTCGGGGCATAGTGGCGCACATTGACAAATCTTGTTGCCAGGGAGCAGGAGGTTATGGAGTTGTCTACGGAGGGCACCTTTCTCCTTCTGGTCAGCTCGTTGCGATAAAGGCAGTGCAGCGCCACCAGCAAGTTCTTCTTTTGCTCAGCCGCATGAGAAAATACCAACTAGAGCAACACCGCGTCGACGTGCTTCCTGAGAATTCGCGGCCCACCACGGGTTCGTCGCCTCTAGTggctgaggaagaaaaccaCAGGAAAGATTCCACTGATTCCTATGGAGATGCGCCCGCTGTGACCATGCGACTAGGCTCTCGAGGCGCTTCTCGGCCAGGTGACGGCGTGATGTGCGCGCTTCCACCGCACCcgattcttcctcttcctaGCTCGATGCCGGCTTGTGACGACGGCGATCTGAACCCGACATCGGGTGATGCAGAGGCGAACGTGGAAAACGGTGAGGGGAAAAGTGGTGTTGGAAGTGACTCGCAGGGTGCCGAAAGAGCGTGCGAAAGGGCGGCCGACAGCAACGCATGCCACTTGGCGGCAAAGCGTTTCGAGCACGAGGAGTTTGCTCCAGAGGCCGAAGCACAGATCGGCACAActcaagaagagaagcgggagacagcTGTGACGCTCGAGACCAGgcacgacggagacacgctGAGAGATGCCCCAAGTTGTCATGCGTCAAAAATCAAAGCCTAACGGCTCGAAGCACTTTATCGTCCCGAAGCTGTAAGAACGGCCAAGGGACCGAAACTTCTTCGACTTCCCCCCCCGCGGTCGATCTTTGAATCCCCGAATCTTCTCCGCGTTTATGGAATCTACCCGTGTCTCCACACTGGTCAGCTGTTCACTGTTATGGAGAGACTCGAAGGACCGCCGCTTCGCTCCTATCAGCTCGAGAGATATTCCGAGGTTCTTCCGACGGAAATGGAAGCCTTCAGGATCGTTTTCCCTGTCCTAAAGAGACTCCAGGAGCTCCATGAGAAAGGGGTAAGCGAGAGGCCCAGGGAAGCAAAACGGCCGTGGACGGCAGCTGTAGAACCGCgtatgtacacacacacacatttgCATGTGTGTTCATCCTACATAGAACGCTTCCGGTGGAAACGCGTTCGAGTCCAGTGAACGAGGCGtccttccttcgtttttcgaGTGTTCCTCGTCCGTCACCCGGACTTTTATTTTTCCGCGTCTGTTTCCCCCGTTGCAGTTCATCCACGGGGACATAAAGGTGGAGAATTTGATGTTCGGTCACTCTCCTCCTAAGCTAGAGGATCTCACGATCGTCGAGCTCGATACGCTCCTTCCTCACATTCCCGATGCCGATGGCCTAACGCCTCTCCCGTTGAACTGTCCAGCTCTGGGCGAGAAGTTTCTGAAAGAGACTGATTTGGCAAACCTGAACTCTTCTGCGACGAGAcacaaagaaacagaagcgacGACTCTGAAGGCACCAGACACCCGTTGATCTGGGCTCTTGGGCCCTCCATTCCAGGAGAGGCAcagcggcctcgccctcagTTCGCACCTGGGATGTACCGGTGGTCTGTTCCGTTGTGctcgagggaaacgaagtGATACACGCGGGGACGACGGACTTCTCCAAGAAAGGCAATGCGCGCGCA is part of the Neospora caninum Liverpool complete genome, chromosome II genome and encodes:
- a CDS encoding putative CMGC kinase, MAPK family, MEK kinase-related (incomplete catalytic triad), which produces MMGASDSAQVPDSIPLGRGIVAHIDKSCCQGAGGYGVVYGGHLSPSGQLVAIKAVQRHQQVLLLLSRMRKYQLEQHRVDVLPENSRPTTGSSPLVAEEENHRKDSTDSYGDAPAVTMRLGSRGASRPGDGVMCALPPHPILPLPSSMPACDDGDLNPTSGDAEANVENGEGKSGVGSDSQGAERACERAADSNACHLAAKRFEHEEFAPEAEAQIGTTQEEKRETAVTLETRHDGDTLRDAPSCHASKIKA